In the genome of Pseudomonas fluorescens, the window AATGAAAGCCTGGCGTGTCGTTGTGATCGCCTTGTCGTTCCTGCTGCTCAGTGGCTGTCTGGTGACCTTCAAGGAGCCGCTGCCCACGAGCGAGCCCGCGCCCAAAGGGTTGCTCGGCAGGTGGACCAGCACCAGCGCCTGGGGCGAGCCCGTCAATCTGGAGTTGACCCGCATCGGCGACAATCGCTACCAGGCCGTCAGCTACTTCAAGGCCAATCCCAAGGAGCGTGAAGCCTACCCCTTCACCGTGTCGCGTCATGGCAACCGTTGGTACCTGTCAGCGAAGGTGCCGGCGCAGTTCGGCGGGCATTTCATCATCGGCGGCTTCGAGCTGACCGACCAGCGTGAACTGGTGCTGTACAACCTCGACCTCGAACAGATCAACCAGGCGCTGAAGCAAAACGCCCTGAGCGGCGAAGCGTTTCAGACTGACGACGGCGATGGCGTATTGATCGACAGCCACGTGGATCAAGTCGCTGCCTACCTCGACGACCCGGCCAATTCCGATGTGTTCGTCGAAGCCGTACGCTACCAGCGTCAGGCCAAAGCCAAATAAGCAGCACAAACAGGTTTCTACAGGAGTTTCGCGTGGACGATTACCAACAGTCGATACGCATTTTGTCCGATCGCATCGTGTTGGCGCAGACGCCGATCCGCGTCCTCGATGCGGTCAAATGGGACGACAACATTCGTAAGGGTTTCCTCAAGGCCAAGGGCAAGGAAATGCCGGCGGTGGACCGCAACTACTACCTCAACCGGCCGCTGGCGTTCGACTCCAGCAAAGTGAAGCTGGAGTTCCAGAACATCGAGCGCGACATCACCCGCCAGCTCGGCCAGTTCAACCCGGTCGGCCAGATCATGCGCCGCATGTGCAAGGAATACCGCATGGTGGTGCGCATGCTCGAAGCGCGCGGCACCGAGGATTTCGGCCTGATTTCCCAGGAGTTGTACGGCGCCGCGTCCGACGCGTTCCACGCAGGTGACCCGACACTGTCCGACCTGGGCATGATGTTGTCCGAATACCTGAATAACATCGATGGCCGTGGCGACCTCAAGGATGAGCCGAAGACCCTGACTGCCAAGGATGCGGTCGACATGCTCCAGCATCGCTTGAACAAGGTTTTTGGCGAAGCCGAGGAAACCATCCGGGTGTTCGAGTCCGACGGCATCGTCGCCGATGCGGCGGCCGGCGCCGACTACATCAAGATCCGCTCCGACGCGATGTTCAACGACCGCGACGTGCGGGCGCTGGAAGTTCATGAAGGGCTGGTGCATGTCGGCACCACCCTCAACGGCCTGAACCAGCCGATCTGCACCTTCCTCTCCAAGGGGCCGCCCTCGTCGACGGTGACCCAGGAAGGCCTGGCGATCCTGATGGAAATCATCACCTTCGCCTCTTACCCGAGCCGCCTGCGCAAACTGACCAACCGCACCCGCGCCATCCACATGGTGGAGGAGGGTGCCGACTTCCTGCAGGTGTTCGAGTTCTTCCGTGAGCAAGGCTTTGAAATGCCAGAGAGCTACAGCAACGCCAGTCGCGTTTTCCGCGGCTCGGTGCCGACAGGTCTGCCATTTACCAAAGACTTGTCCTACCTCAAGGGCTTCATCATGATTTACAACTACATTCAACTGGCCGTGCGTAAAGGCAAGCTGGAGCAGATACCGCTGTTGTTCTGCGGCAAGACCACCCTGGAAGACATGCGTACCTTGCGCCAGTTGGTGGACGAAGGCCTGGTGGTGCCGCCCAAGTACCTGCCCGAACAGTTCCGCGACATGAACGCGCTGTCGGCGTGGATGTGCTTCTCCAACTTCCTCAACCACCTGAGTCTGGACCGGATAGAGGCGGATTACTCCAACATCCTCTGAGGTTCACACGGACCCAATGTGGGAGCGAGCTTGCTCGCGATGGCGGCGTAACATTCAACCTGGATGTTGACTGAACTACCGCTATCGCGAGCAAGCTCGCTCCCACAGGAGATTGTGTTCCAATCCATGTTTTCGCGAGGTTTCAACGGATGAGAATCCTCGGCATCCTCTGCCTTTTCCTGGCCTTGAACGGTTGCAGTTCACTGCTGTTCTACCCCGAACCCGGCCAGTTGTTCACCCCGGAAAAAGCCGGGCTCGAATACCGCACCGTCACCTTGAATACCGCCGATGGCCTCAAGCTGAACGCCTGGTGGCTGCCGGCGAAGAAGGGTGTCGAGGTCAAAGGCACGGTGCTGCACCTGCACGGCAACGGCGGAAACCTGCCCATGCACCTCGGCGGGAGCTTTTGGTTGCCGAAAAATGGTTACCAGGTGTTGCTTGTGGACTATCGCGGTTATGGCCTTTCCGAAGGCGAACCCAGCCTGCCGGCGATCTATCAGGACATCGACGCGGCCTTCAAATGGCTCGACCAGGCGCCGGAGGTCAAAGGCAAGCCGCTGATCCTGCTCGGCCAGAGCCTCGGTGGCTCGATGGCCGTGCATTACCTGGTCCGGCACCCGGAACGGCAGAAACAACTGAAGGCTATTGTCCTCGACGGTGTGCCCGCCAGTTACCGAAGCATCGGTCAGTTTGCCTTGAGTACATCATGGTTGACCTGGCCGGTGCAGGTTCCGTTGTCGTGGCTGGTACCGGACGGCGACAGTGCGATCAACTCCATGGCGCAACTCAAGGACGTGCCGAAACTGATCTACCACAGCATCGACGATCCGATCGTGCCTCTTTCCAACGGCATCCGACTGTATCAAGCTGCGCCGCCGCCACGGGTGCTGCAACTGACCCGTGGCGGTCACGTGCAGACGTTCGCCGACCCGGTCTGGCGCAAAGTCATGCTGCGTTATCTCGATGACCCGCAACATTTCAACGGCCTGCGCCGCCTGGGTGAGATTCCCAATTACCCGGCACCCCCGAATTCAGAAAATGAACCACCAGAGAACCCGCAATGAGTGAAGAACGCAACGCCATCCCGCTGATCATCACCGGTATCTGCAGCATCCTCGGCACCGTCGGTGCCCTGTGGTGGTACGGCTACCTGCACTTCGCCAAGCCTGAGGATGCGTTGCTGCTCAACGAATTCACCATGCTCAAGACCGTGCCGGGTGAAGACTACAAAGTCTCCCTGGAACCGGCCGCCCAAGTGGCGCAGTGCATCGATGGCGTGCTGGTGCTGTTCGACATGGAGCAGAAAGGCCTGACCGGCGTGCTGGTCGACAGCAAGAAAAAAGCCGTGCGCTGCATGGGGCAGGAGACGCCGCAGAAGCTGGAGCAGTAATCCGATTCTCACAGGCAACACAGAACCAATGTGGGAGCCAGCCTGCTGGCGATAGCGATTGTGCATTCAACATTGATGTTGACTGATACACCGCTATCGCCAGCAGGCTGGCTCCCACAGGTTTTTGTGTGATGTCGACTTATTGAGTGTATGAACTCACCGCCGAACGCGGCATCACCGGCTGACTGTCATTGGAAATGGTCACCTCCACCCGACGGTTCATCGCCCGGCCCGAGGTACTGCTGTTATCCGCCACCGGATACTCCTTGCCGTAACCCTGGGCGACGATACGCGCCGGATCAACGCCCATCTTCACCAGTGCCGCACGCACGGAGCCTGCGCGACGTTCCGACAGCGACTGGTTGTGCGACGCCGTACCGGTGCTGTCGGTATAGCCCTCGACAATCACTTTGCGCTCGGGGTTTTCCTGGAGGTACTGCGCCAGTTTGTTGATGTCCGCCAGGCCGTTGGGTTTCAGTTCGGCCTTGTCGGTGGCGAACAGCACATCACCGAAGGTCACCAGCGTCCCGCGATCGGTCTGCCTGGCGTTGAGGCTGTCCTTCAACTGTTTTATCTGCTGGTCCCGGGCGTCGAGGCGCGCCTGAGCCCGTTGCGCCGAGGCATCTTTCAGACTGGCCTCGGCGGTGCGCAGGGCAATGGTCTGCTTGGCCACTTCGACACGCTGGTTGGTCAGATAGGCAAGCTGGTCAACCTTGGCCGTGTCCTCCTTGTCCCTGTAGGCCTTATCGGCCAAATCCAGATAGTCGCTGGCCTCCTTGGTTTCCAGCGCAGCGACTTTACTGGCCTGCGGATCGGCTTGCAGGCCGGTGTAGTTGCTGCGGGCCTGTACGAGGTTGGCGTTCGGTGGAGTGGAACAGGCTGCCAAGGCTACGGTGACAGCCAGCAGGGCAGGGATCATCAGTTGTTTACGTTTCATGATTTCGTCCTTTTAGTCGAGTGGGAATGCGTGGCGCCGCGCCGCTTACTGAACGGTGCGCTGGCTTTCCTGGCGCATTTCCTGGACGCCTTTCTGAGCGTCCTTCACTGATTGTTCGGCCTTCATCGCCTGGGCTTTGCGCTCGGCCACGCGAGCGTCCCATTCGGCCTGTTCGGCGAGCATCCGGGCCTGGTCGTATTTCTTGTCGTGCATGGCGATTTCGGCTTGCTTGAGCTTGTCCTGGGCCGACTTCATTTCCACGGCGGCAAACTCGGTGCCGCCGGCGCTCACGGCGTCGTTGACGGCCGATTGGGTGACAGCGTACTGCTCGGTCGGCGGGTTACCGGCGCAGCCGGCCAGGACCAGGCAGCTGCCCAGGGCCAGCGCCGCCAGTTTCAGGCTTTGTGAACAGGTAAATGAGGGGGTTCCGGTTCGGGTTTTCATGGTCTTCAACTCCATTGGGCCAGTTCCTGAAAAACGTCGAAGTCCACCCTGGGCAAGGCGCTGAAACCATCAATTGCGGGTTTTTTTGAAACGCTCGTCCCAGGCGTGGTTACTTGGGTTGACCCGAGGCTTTTTTTGAAAGTTCAGAGAATTTAGTCAGCTATTGAAAAAGCCGTGATCGAATGGACAGGGCTCTAAGACGGGGATTTACAGGACGCGAAGCGCTATGCCGGGCCTTTTACAGGTCCGGAGAAGCGCAATTTTCGAAGTGAAATACAGGCCAATGTGGGAGCGGGCTTGCTCGCGAAAACGGTGTATCAGTCAACGTAGATATCGAATGTTAAACCCCTTTCGCGAGCAAGCCCGCTCCCACAGGTTCTGCGGAAAGTCAGTGTTTCTGTTTGTCGTCAGGCATCGACAAATCATGCAAATGCCGACGGGACAGCGCCAGAAAGCGCGGGGTCGGCCCGATGTCTTCGTACAGCGGATCGCCTTCTTCATCGGTGGCGACCACGGTCGTGCCTTTGACGTACGGGAAGCTTCTTTCCAGCTCTTCCAGTGCGGCGCCGAGCAGATCGCCGAGCAGTTCTTCGGGATGCCGCTTGGGGTACATCTCGACGAGCGCGGCCAGGCGTGCGGCAGACTCCACGTCCAGATGAATCGAGTAGCCGGTGTCGGTCAGGCGACCCTTGGCGTTTTCTTCCCAGTGGTGGGCAAGCTCGCGGATTTTCATATTGACCTCATTGCGCTCCCGCTCGTGGCAGGCAGAGTGAGTGTCCGGCATTGGCCGGCGACAAGCGTTGTACGGCTTACCGTTCAGACTAGCCTCAACAGGCAAGGTTTACAGTCCCTTCGTCGTCTTGCTTGTAAGAACCGGTCTGGGGCGGCACTCTCTAGGTTCTTAGCCGCCCGGATTTTTTGCTGGAGACCTGCTGATGACCGATATTGATGCACGCTTGCGCGAGGACGTTCACCTGTTGGGTGAGCTGTTGGGCAACACCATTCGTGAGCAATATGGCGACGGTTTTCTCGACAAGATCGAGCAGATCCGCAAGGGCGCCAAGGCTGACCGGCGCGGCTCCATGGACGCCGAACTCAGCGCCAGCCTCAACCAGCTGAGCGAAGACGAGTTGCTGCCGGTGGCGCGGGCGTTCAACCAGTTTCTCAACCTGGCCAACATCGCCGAACAGTATCAGTTGATTCACCGCCGCGAGGAATCCCAGGCGCCGCCGTTCGAAGCCCGGGTGTTGCCGGAGTTGCTCGCGCGCCTATGCGCCGAGGGGCATGGCGCCGACGCGCTGGCCCGGCAACTGGGCCGGCTGGAGATCGAGCTGGTATTGACCGCGCACCCCACCGAAGTTGCACGCCGCACGCTGATCCAGAAGTACGACGCCATCGCCGCGCAACTGGCGGCTCAGGATCACCGTGACCTGACCAGTACCGAGCGCGAGCAGATCAAGACCACCTTGCAAC includes:
- a CDS encoding alpha/beta hydrolase produces the protein MRILGILCLFLALNGCSSLLFYPEPGQLFTPEKAGLEYRTVTLNTADGLKLNAWWLPAKKGVEVKGTVLHLHGNGGNLPMHLGGSFWLPKNGYQVLLVDYRGYGLSEGEPSLPAIYQDIDAAFKWLDQAPEVKGKPLILLGQSLGGSMAVHYLVRHPERQKQLKAIVLDGVPASYRSIGQFALSTSWLTWPVQVPLSWLVPDGDSAINSMAQLKDVPKLIYHSIDDPIVPLSNGIRLYQAAPPPRVLQLTRGGHVQTFADPVWRKVMLRYLDDPQHFNGLRRLGEIPNYPAPPNSENEPPENPQ
- a CDS encoding OmpA family protein, which codes for MKRKQLMIPALLAVTVALAACSTPPNANLVQARSNYTGLQADPQASKVAALETKEASDYLDLADKAYRDKEDTAKVDQLAYLTNQRVEVAKQTIALRTAEASLKDASAQRAQARLDARDQQIKQLKDSLNARQTDRGTLVTFGDVLFATDKAELKPNGLADINKLAQYLQENPERKVIVEGYTDSTGTASHNQSLSERRAGSVRAALVKMGVDPARIVAQGYGKEYPVADNSSTSGRAMNRRVEVTISNDSQPVMPRSAVSSYTQ
- a CDS encoding DUF4398 domain-containing protein; translation: MELKTMKTRTGTPSFTCSQSLKLAALALGSCLVLAGCAGNPPTEQYAVTQSAVNDAVSAGGTEFAAVEMKSAQDKLKQAEIAMHDKKYDQARMLAEQAEWDARVAERKAQAMKAEQSVKDAQKGVQEMRQESQRTVQ
- a CDS encoding pilin assembly protein: MKIRELAHHWEENAKGRLTDTGYSIHLDVESAARLAALVEMYPKRHPEELLGDLLGAALEELERSFPYVKGTTVVATDEEGDPLYEDIGPTPRFLALSRRHLHDLSMPDDKQKH
- a CDS encoding flavohemoglobin expression-modulating QEGLA motif protein, producing MDDYQQSIRILSDRIVLAQTPIRVLDAVKWDDNIRKGFLKAKGKEMPAVDRNYYLNRPLAFDSSKVKLEFQNIERDITRQLGQFNPVGQIMRRMCKEYRMVVRMLEARGTEDFGLISQELYGAASDAFHAGDPTLSDLGMMLSEYLNNIDGRGDLKDEPKTLTAKDAVDMLQHRLNKVFGEAEETIRVFESDGIVADAAAGADYIKIRSDAMFNDRDVRALEVHEGLVHVGTTLNGLNQPICTFLSKGPPSSTVTQEGLAILMEIITFASYPSRLRKLTNRTRAIHMVEEGADFLQVFEFFREQGFEMPESYSNASRVFRGSVPTGLPFTKDLSYLKGFIMIYNYIQLAVRKGKLEQIPLLFCGKTTLEDMRTLRQLVDEGLVVPPKYLPEQFRDMNALSAWMCFSNFLNHLSLDRIEADYSNIL